One Tenebrio molitor chromosome 2, icTenMoli1.1, whole genome shotgun sequence genomic region harbors:
- the LOC138125121 gene encoding uncharacterized protein, giving the protein MASSTSAQFPTKEQAIVFNAIEGLKLDDYVVAIDTRDPDLKRKKSSDSTESLTSTFELLSPAKSLFDNSEQQYPLSFDQLVEFADKVPGESNILELIHKYTSDIEGVSTMLYEIFPSLEHKSIKNRCRINLIQVKVGGVLSASEKVISGVPQGSVLGPLLFIVYTADVKYSVRSSWVMYADNMKIYNDSLNYQMLSNDISNISKWASDWQLPLNIGKCTVLHVGDKNPSHGYYLGGVELLKSSSCLDLGVLVTSNLSWWEHTSYVVKRANKIVYLLSKTFTKTTLAVTAKLIKSYVRPVLEFGHGVWAPNLKRDIDLLESVQRRATPVPFGRNRPEYSERISLMNLPLLSDRRKRGDVILVHQALTGDKNSSINHLFPLNDGGRTRGHDLKLAKDNFRTSARQNFLTNRVFDVWNSLPVEVVTSKTPLGFKSRYDSYVTSVIN; this is encoded by the exons ATGGCGTCCTCCACTTCAGCTCAATTCCCCACTAAGGAGCAGGCGATAGTTTTTAACGCTATCGAAGGCTTGAAACTTGATGATTATGTTGTAGCTATAG ACACAAGGGATCCGGATCTCAAGAGGAAGAAATCTTCCGACTCAACGGAGAGTTTGACTTCTACGTTCGAATTGTTGTCACCGGCTAAGTCGTTATTCGACAACTCCGAGCAACAATACCCCCTTAGTTTTGATCAGTTGGTAGAATTTGCAGATAAGGTTCCCGGGGAAAGTAACATACTCGAGCTCATACATAAATACACCTCTGATATTGAAGGTGTTTCTACAATGTTGTATGAGATATTTCCTAGTTTGGAGCACAAGAGCATAAAAAACAGGTGTAGGATAAATTTGATCCAG GTTAAAGTTGGTGGCGTGCTTAGCGCATCGGAAAAGGTAATAAGTGGGGTTCCACAGGGGTCCGTACTCGGTCCGTTATTGTTTATAGTTTACACGGCCGATGTCAAATACAGTGTAAGATCGTCATGGGTCATGTATGCTGATAATATGAAGATATATAATGATAGTTTAAATTACCAAATGCTTTCCAACGACATCTCTAACATCAGTAAATGGGCAAGCGATTGGCAGCTCCCACTTAACATTGGGAAATGCACGGTTCTTCATGTTGGCGACAAGAACCCGAGTCATGGGTATTATTTGGGTGGTGTGGAACTGCTCAAGTCGAGTTCATGTTTGGATTTGGGAGTTCTGGTAACATCAAATTTGTCATGGTGGGAACATACCTCATATGTGGTCAAGAGGGCGAATAAAATTGTCTATCTTTTGAGCAAAACATTTACTAAGACTACCTTGGCTGTAACTGCTAAGCTTATTAAGTCATATGTTAGGCCAGTTCTGGAGTTCGGTCATGGAGTATGGGCTCCTAATTTAAAACGTGACATTGACTTGTTGGAATCTGTACAACGACGAGCGACTCCTGTCCCTTTCGGTAGAAATCGCCCCGAGTACTCTGAAAGGATTTCCTTAATGAACCTTCCCCTGCTTTCCGACAGACGTAAAAGAGGAGATGTTATATTGGTACATCAAGCGCTGACTGGTGACAAAAATTCCTCCATTAACCACCTTTTTCCATTAAACGACGGGGGGAGAACTAGAGGGCATGATTTGAAGCTGGCAAAGGACAATTTTCGCACAAGTGCTAGGCAAAACTTCCTCACGAATCGAGTGTTCGACGTGTGGAACTCCCTACCTGTAGAAGTAGTTACCAGCAAAACACCTCTCGGCTTTAAATCTCGGTATGACAGTTATGTGACTtcagtaattaattaa